From the genome of Halobacteriovorax marinus SJ:
AACCATATCAAACTCAGAATACCGTTAAGTACAGTCAAGCAGTGAGACTATGGATGCTAAGGTCCATAGTCGAAAGGGAAAGAGCCCAGACCGACAGTTAAGGTCCCTAAATCGTGTCTAAGTGGGAAAGGTTGTGGAATTACTTTGACATCCAGGAGGTTGGCTTAGAAGCAGCCATCCTTTAAAGAAAGCGTAATAGCTCACTGGACTAGTGATTCTGCGCCGAAAATGTAACGGGGCTAAAGATACGTACCGAAACTTCGGAATTATTTATAATTGGTAGGAGAGCATTGTGTTTACTGATGAAGGCGTACCGGCAAGGAGCGTTGGAGGCATCACAAGAGCTGATGGCGGCATGAGTAGCGATAAGAAATGTGAGAATCATTTCCGCCGAAAATCTAAGGGTTCCTGGACCAGGTGACTCCGTCCAGGGTTAGTCGGATCCTAAGGTGAGGCCGAAAGGCGTAATCGATGGGTAACGGGTTAATATTCCCGTACTTGGTAATTGTCGCTTGACATGAAGGAGTGACGGAGAAAGGTAGCAGAGCCAACTGTTGGATGTTGGTTTAAGAGTGTAGGAGGAGATCTTAGGCAAATCCGGGATCTTGTTAACTCTGAGACTTGATGACGAGGGCCTAGCCCGAAGTTTGTGATCCTATGCTTCCCAGAAAAGCTTCGCATGAAGATAATTATCAATCCGTACCGTAAACCGACACAGGTAGATGAGAAGAGAATTCTCAGGCGCTTGGGAGAACTCTAGTTAAGGAACTCTGCAAATTGGTGCCGTAACTTCGGGAGAAGGCACGCCTTGCTTGGTGACATCACTTGCTGGTGAAGCTGAACGAGGTCGCAGTGAAGAGGGGGTAGCGACTGTTTATCAAAAACATAGGTCTATGCAAACTCGCAAGAGGATGTATATGGACTGACGCCTGCCCGGTGCTGGAAGGTTAAGAGGAGAGGTTAGCTTTCGGGCGAAGCTTCGAATTGAAGCCCCAGTAAACGGCGGCCGTAACTATAACGGTCCTAAGGTAGCGAAATTCCTAGTCGGGTAAGTTCCGACCTGCACGAATGGCGTAACGACTTCCCCACTGTCTCAACTAGAGGCCCAGCGAAATTGGAGTGCGCGTGAAGATACGCGCAACCCGCGGAAGGACGAAAAGACCCCGTGAACCTTTACTGTAGCTTGACATTGGGTTTTGATTAACATTGCGTAGGATAGGTGGGAGTTTTTGATCCCTGCATTCCGGTGTAGGAGTAGACATCCTTGAAATACCACCCTTTGTTAATTGAAATCCTAACCTACGATCCTGATCGGGTCGGGGGACAATGTCTGGTGGGCAGTTTGACTGGGGCGGTCGCCTCCTAAAGAGTAACGGAGGCGCACAAAGGTTCGCTCAAGCCGAATGGAAACCGGCTGTAGAGTGTAAACGCATAAGCGAGCTTGACTGCAACACAAACACGTGGAGCAGGGTCGAAAGACGGTGTTAGTGATCCGGTGGTTCCGAGTGGAAGGGCCATCGCTCAACGGATAAAAGGTACTCCGGGGATAACAGGCTGATCTCCCCCAAGAGTTCACATCGACGGGGAGGTTTGGCACCTCGATGTCGGCTCATCGCATCCTGGGGCTGGAGCAGGTCCCAAGGGTTAGACTGTTCGTCTATTAAAGCGGTACGCGAGCTGGGTTCAGAACGTCGTGAGACAGTTCGGTCTCTATCCTCCGTGGGCGTAAGAAATTTGAGAAAATCTGACCTTAGTACGAGAGGACCGGGTTGGACGAACCTATGGTGTACCGGTTATGTCGCCAGATGTACCGCCGGGTAGCTAAGTTCGGAAAGGATAACCGCTGAAAGCATCTAAGTGGGAAGCCCATTTCAAGATAAGATTTCTATTAGACAGCTTGTAGACCACGAGCTTGATAGGTTGGGGGTGTAAGTGCAGTAATGCATTGAGCTGACCAATACTAATTTGTCGTTTTGCTTTTATCTATTTTATTTTAGGTTCACTTCTATTTGGTTTTGTTTTGTGAATGCCAAAGATTGATTGATTAAATTTTCATGGTTGTATTGACTCTGGCAGCTGTGAGTATTATAAGAGTTCATCTAAATTGAAAATTCGATTTGGGTGTGTCGATAGCGACGAGGAAATACCTGATCCCATCCCGAACTCAGAAGTCAAGCTCGTCAGCGGCGAAAGTAGTGCCAGGGGGACTTGGTGTGAGGCTAGCACGATGCACCCATTATTTTAAAAAAGCTCATCTTCGGATGAGCTTTTTTTTTGCCTTTTTTTCAAATTTGATTCTTCAAATATGCCTTTAAACCTTAAGTATTTCGCAGATTTTTCTTTTAGTGCAATAACTTGCGCGATACAATATTGATATGACTTCAAGAATCTTAAAATTACAATTAATAGGCTTTTTTGTTATTACTCTAATTGCATTTTATGCATATTACTTTTCAGACGTTTTACCAGATAATTTCTTTCTCATTTCCTCGAGTACTAGTGACGTTAACTTTTTTAGTTATTATTTAACCACTTTTGTAGCATTGGTTGGTTATTATACTGGGCCTTGGATATTTCTACCTTTCTTTTTCTTTGGTCTTCTCTATACTTTTATATTTTCTAAGAGAGACTCTGCTCTAGATTGTTTTAATGCTTTAACAATTCTAGGAACATTTCTCTTTATGACATATCTAGTTTACCCAAGCTTTATGGGTGCAGGAATTTTCTATATCTTAGAGAATAATTTTTCAGGAATGATGATTTTTCTCTTTACGACTTTTAGTCTAGTTGGCTTTTTAGCAGGCTCTTTTCGTGAATCATTTAAAGATAGTGTTATTGCTGTATTTGAGTTCATTAAAAGTTCTCCATCTAAGCTTGCAAAGGCTTCAACTCAGATCTCTCCCGCTCAGATAAATACTAAGATTCAGAATAAGGGTGATGATTTTGTTTCTAAGGTAAAAACTAAAGTTCCTCTTCTTCTTAAAGGTGAATCCAAAAGCGATGAAAAACCAAGCTTTGTTCAAAGAATGGAGCAGGCCAATAGTTCTGCCCCTAGTGAAGCAAGTACTGAAAAGAAAGAAGAAAAGTCTCCATTTTCTTTATTTAAGAAGTCTATGTCTGATGAGGATGTAGAAGATGTAACACCAATCGAAAAGTCTGAAGCTAGTGAAGCTGAATCTAAGAGTGTTATTAATGAAGAAAAACAGGCTCCAGGTGGTGGTGTTGTAAGAATGGCATCTTCACTAGGCTCGGCTAAACTTAAGAATTCAAAGGCCGGCGCAGAAGAAGAAAGCCAATACTATTCTCTAGTAAAGACAATATCTCGAAAGAAAGAAGTAAAGAGAGTAGGACACCCAGATGATAAATACTTTGATGAAATTACTGAAATTATCGAAGAGAAGTTAGCAGAATTTAAGATTGATGGGGTGATTATCAATGTCTTAAAGGGACCTGTCGTAGATACATTCGAATTAGAATTGGGCTCTGGGATTAAGGTTTCTAAAGTGACTGGTGTGACCGAAGATCTTTCAATGGCGTTATATGGAGCACCTATTCGAATTGTTTATCCCATGAAGGGAAGAACAACTATTGGGATTGAAGTTCCTAGAAATCCACGTGAAATTATCTACTTAGACGAAGTACTAGACTCACAAGACTTTAAAGATTCAAAGACAATGCTTCCAGTTGCAATGGGGAAAGATGCTTTTGGTGATACATTTGTTGTCGATTTAGCGGCCATGCCTCACATGTTAGTTGCTGGTGCAACAGGTGCTGGTAAGTCGGTTTTCATTAACTCTCTTCTCGTTTCATTGCTGGTAAAGAAATCTCCAAGACAAATGAAATTGATTCTAATTGATCCAAAGCAACTTGAACTTGCTGTTTATCAGAAGCTTCCTCACCTTGTTATGCCTGTTGTAACTGACGCAAAAACTGCTTCAATTGCTCTGCTTTGGGCAGTTCAGGAGATGGAGAGAAGATATTCAATACTTAAAGAGTTTGGTGTTAGAAATATTGCTGGCTTCAATGAAAAACTTAAGACTGCAGATCCAGCAATGATTGCTAAGATTCACCACTTCTATGAAGACTCTGGAGCTGATGAGTATGAGCTTCCATGTTTAGTTGTCGTCGTTGATGAATTTGCTGATCTTATTTTAACGAAGGCCGGAAAAGAAATTGAAATGAATATTGCAAGACTCGCGGCCAAAGCAAGGGCGGCAGGTGTCCACCTCGTTCTTGCAACACAGAGACCTTCTGTTGATGTTATCACAGGGGTTATTAAGTCTAACTTCCCGACGAGAGTCTCGTTTAGAGTGACTTCATCCACGGATTCAAGAACAATTCTTGATAAGATGGGTGCTGAAAAACTTCTTGGTAAAGGTGATATGCTTTATAAAAGAGGCGTTGAGATGACACGTGTTCACTCATCTTTTGTTGATGAGGCCGAGATTGAAGTTCTGACTGAAGAACTGAGTAAGATCCCACAAGACTTTAATGAGAATGCTATGGAGTTCTTGGAAAATGGTGGAGAAGTTGAGACTGATGAATACACCTATGGGTCTCACGTCGTTTCTCCAGACAGTACAAGCTCTGATGATGATATGTATAATCAGGCTATTAAGATTGTGATGGAGTCTAGATCTGCCTCGGCATCGATGCTTCAGAGAAGACTTAGAATTGGTTATAATAGAGCAGCAAATCTTATTGAGGAAATGGAGACAAAAGGAATTGTTGGTCCAGCGCAAGGCTCAAAGCCTCGCAAGGTTCTCGCTGCGTCAGACTCTCTGTAAAAGATAAATTTTTACCCTGCAAATAATGCTTTTTGGTGGTCATTTACACCTTGAAGCATTATGATCTCTATGCTATTTAAAAGCACCTAAATTATTGCAATAGTGCAAAATAACATTCCCTCTTGGGACGGTCTGCCATTTTTGGTAGCTAGAGGGATTAGACTAACCAACCTAGGAGTAAACATGTCTAATGAATTAAAGATCCAAGATTTATTATCTGCTGGTGCACACTTTGGTCACCAAACTCACAAGTGGAACCCAAAAATGAAGAAATACGTTTTTGGTGAGAGAAACGGTATCTACATCGTTGATCTTGGAAAAACTATTCCAGCTGCAAAGAAAGCTTATGACTTCTTAAAGAAAGTTTCTGCTGAAGGGAAGCCAGTACTATTCGTAGGAACTAAGAGACAAGCTTCTGAAACAGTTAGAAATGCAGCGATCAGCTGTGGAGCTAACCACGTAACTTACAGATGGCTAGGTGGAATGCTTACAAACTATAAAACAATCACTCTTTCAGTAGATAAACTAAGAAAAGTTGAAAAAATGAAAGAAACTGGAGACTTCGGACTTTTAACTAAGAAAGAAAGATCTAAAATTGAAAAAGATGTAATCAAGCTTGAGAAAAACCTTGGTGGTATCAAAGATATGAGAAAGATCCCAGGTGCTCTTTTTGTTGTTGATCCAAATGCTGAGAGAATTGCTGTTCAAGAAGCTAACGTTCTAGGTATTCCTGTAGTTGCTATCACTGATACTAACTGTAGCCCAGACGGAATTGATTATGTTGTACCAGGAAATGATGATGCAATTAAATCTGTATCTCTATTTGCTGATTACTTTGCAAGTGCTGTAAACGAAGGTCTTGGACAAGCTAAGAAAACTGGAAAGCTTTCTAAAGATGCTAAGGGCGTTAGAGACACTTCATTAGAAAAAGAAATCATTTCTAAGTATGAAAATGATATCGATCTTAAAGAAGAAGAGTAATTAAAAATTATATTTTAGCGAGGAATAAAAATGGCAATTTCTGCAAAAGACGTAAAAGATCTTAGAGAAAAAACTGGTGCAGGTATGATGGACTGCAAGAAGGCACTTACTGAAACAAATGGTGACCTTGAAGCAGCTGTAGATTACCTAAGAACAAAAGGTTTAGCTAAGGCAGCTAAAAAAGCTAGCCGTATCGCTGCTGAAGGTACAGTTGTAACTTTAGTAGAAGGTAACAATGGTGTAATCCTTGAAGTTAACTGTGAGACAGACTTTGTTTCTAAGGGTGATGACTTCCAAGGTTTTGCAAAGAATATGGCAGAGTATGCTCTTTCAAATAAGTCTGGTTCTGTTGACGAACTTAAGTCTGCAAATGAAGGTGCTATTACTGAATTAACTATGAAGTGTGGAGAGAAAGTTGATCCAAGAAGACTTGTTTCTCT
Proteins encoded in this window:
- a CDS encoding DNA translocase FtsK, coding for MTSRILKLQLIGFFVITLIAFYAYYFSDVLPDNFFLISSSTSDVNFFSYYLTTFVALVGYYTGPWIFLPFFFFGLLYTFIFSKRDSALDCFNALTILGTFLFMTYLVYPSFMGAGIFYILENNFSGMMIFLFTTFSLVGFLAGSFRESFKDSVIAVFEFIKSSPSKLAKASTQISPAQINTKIQNKGDDFVSKVKTKVPLLLKGESKSDEKPSFVQRMEQANSSAPSEASTEKKEEKSPFSLFKKSMSDEDVEDVTPIEKSEASEAESKSVINEEKQAPGGGVVRMASSLGSAKLKNSKAGAEEESQYYSLVKTISRKKEVKRVGHPDDKYFDEITEIIEEKLAEFKIDGVIINVLKGPVVDTFELELGSGIKVSKVTGVTEDLSMALYGAPIRIVYPMKGRTTIGIEVPRNPREIIYLDEVLDSQDFKDSKTMLPVAMGKDAFGDTFVVDLAAMPHMLVAGATGAGKSVFINSLLVSLLVKKSPRQMKLILIDPKQLELAVYQKLPHLVMPVVTDAKTASIALLWAVQEMERRYSILKEFGVRNIAGFNEKLKTADPAMIAKIHHFYEDSGADEYELPCLVVVVDEFADLILTKAGKEIEMNIARLAAKARAAGVHLVLATQRPSVDVITGVIKSNFPTRVSFRVTSSTDSRTILDKMGAEKLLGKGDMLYKRGVEMTRVHSSFVDEAEIEVLTEELSKIPQDFNENAMEFLENGGEVETDEYTYGSHVVSPDSTSSDDDMYNQAIKIVMESRSASASMLQRRLRIGYNRAANLIEEMETKGIVGPAQGSKPRKVLAASDSL
- the rpsB gene encoding 30S ribosomal protein S2, which gives rise to MSNELKIQDLLSAGAHFGHQTHKWNPKMKKYVFGERNGIYIVDLGKTIPAAKKAYDFLKKVSAEGKPVLFVGTKRQASETVRNAAISCGANHVTYRWLGGMLTNYKTITLSVDKLRKVEKMKETGDFGLLTKKERSKIEKDVIKLEKNLGGIKDMRKIPGALFVVDPNAERIAVQEANVLGIPVVAITDTNCSPDGIDYVVPGNDDAIKSVSLFADYFASAVNEGLGQAKKTGKLSKDAKGVRDTSLEKEIISKYENDIDLKEEE